Within Actinosynnema pretiosum, the genomic segment GCGGAGCCGACGCCCCGCCGGTCTGGACGTCGCTGACCTCGGCCTCGTTCACCGCCGAGGCCACGCCGTTCGTCCGCGAGAGGTACGCCGAGGCCCGTGACCTGACGGTGCCCCGGTTGGGCTGAGCGCTCCGGTTGGGCTGAGGCGCGCGAGCGCGGGAATCGGGCGGGTGATCCGGGAAGCCTCCGGGTCACCCGCTCTCCCGTGCCGGGGGTGCTGCCGAAGGGCGCGGTTGGGGCGGGTCGTCGCGGGTAACCGGGCGCGATCCGCTCAGACCGGAGGTGGGAGCTGTGCGCGCTACCGTGCTCAACTGCACGTTGAAGAAGTCGCCCGCGCCGTCCAACACCGGGGCCCTGGCCTCGGTCGTGGTGGGGGCGCTCCGGGAACGCGGGGTCGACGTCGTCGAGCACCGGATCGCCGACCTCGACGTCCAGCCCGGCGTGGAGACCGACCTCGGGGACGACTGGACCGCCGTGCACCGGGACCTGCTCGGCTCGGAGATCCTGGTCATCGCCACGCCCACCTGGGTCGGCAGGCCCTCGTCCCTCGCCCAGCGGGTGCTGGAGCGGATGGACGCGATGATCTCCGAGCAGGACGCCGACGGCAGGCCCGTCGCCTACAACCGGGTCGCGGGCGTCGTCGTCACGGGCAACGAGGACGGGGCGCACCACGTCGTCAGCGAGGTCGCGGGCGGGCTCGGGGACATCGGGTACACGATCCCCGGACAGGCCTGGACGTACTGGAACATGGGGCCCGGACCCGGACCCGACTACTCGGACACCGACCACGGGCACGAGTGGGCGCACAGCACCGGGCGGACCATGGCGGCCAACCTGCACGCCGTCGCCGTCGCGCTGGCCGCGAACCCCGTCCCCGCGCCCTAGGGACGCCCGACCCCCGCGCCTCGCTGAGAACGAGGGCAGGGGAGCGGGTGGGCTCGCGGGCGTGGTGGACGGACCCGCGAGCCGGGGGCGCGTCGCGCGCAGAACGGCGCGCACAAAGCCGCGCGCGGCGCCACGGAGGAAAACCCGCAGCAGTGCGGCGCGGGAAAGCGGTGCGGTGGTGACCGGGATGTGTTCGTCGGGCATGGATCCGAAGCTAGAGCCGCGGATTCACGCCCGACAGCCGGAGAAGAGCACGTTGTGGACAACCACCGGGCCTGTGGATGAACCGGAGTGGGGACCGGGCCGAGGTGGTAGGGGCGGCGGGTCAGAACAGGGCGGTCCAGCCCATCAGCTCCGCCACCACGAAGGCCACCACCAGCACCGTCAGGACGACCACCGCCACCAGGGTCACCACGGGGGCGACCTTCGACGGCATCGGCTGCGGGTGGGACAGGCCCGAGGTCTGGCCGGAGTCCGGCGGCGTGTCGCCCGGTGCGACGCCGCCACCCGGCTCCAGGCCCGGTGTGCGCGTGGGGTTGGGGTCAGGCGGTTTCGCGGTCATACCGTGCCGTGTACCCGTCCGGGCCCGTGTGAATCGGACGTCACACGGGTAAACGAAATCCCATGAGCGGCCTACAGGACGAGTTGCTGCGCACCCTGACCAAGGTGGCCAAGGCGCTGCGCGCTGAGGGCATCCCGTTCGCACTGGCGGGCGGCTGCGCGGTGTACGCGCGCGGCGGACCCTCCACCGAGCACGACGCGGACATCCTGGTCCGCGAGGAGGACGCCGCCGAAGCCGTGCGCGCGCTGGTCGCCGTCGGCATGCGGGCCGCGGAGCCGCCGGAGGACTGGCTGCTCAAGGTCTACGACGGCGACCTGCTGGTCGACCTGCTCTACCGGCCCAACGAGCTGCCGGTGACCACCGAGACGCTGGAGCGCGCCGAGGAGCTGCAGGTCGGCTCCGTGGTGCTGCCGGTGATGCCCGCGACCGAGGTGATGATCGGCAAGCTCCTCGTGCTCGACGGGCACCGCTGCGACTTCAGCGCCCTGCTGCCCTTCGCCCGCGCGCTGCGCGAGCAGATCGACTGGGAGAAGGTGCGGGAGGCCACCGGCCACTCGCCCTACGCCGAGTCGTTCCTGCTGCTGGTGGAGCGGCTGGACATCATCGCGCCGGAGTCCGAGCCGGTGCGGGAGAGGACCGCGTCATGACGGACGAGCCCGAGCAGTACCTCGCCGCCCGGTTGCGCCGGGCCATCGCCGAGGACCCGCGAACCACCGAGATGGGTGTTCGCATCACCGTTCGGGGTGACACCGCGCTGCTCTCCGGTGACGTCGCGAGCCCGGAGCGGCGGGCGGAGCTGGAAGCGGTGATCCACGACGTCGCCCCGGAGCTGACCGTGCTCGACGACGTGAAGGTCGTCCCGGCCGGCGAACCCGAAGGACAGGAGGACCTCCGATGATCCGCATCGCCGCCGTGGGCGACGTGCACCTGGACGAGTCGGCGCGCGGTCGGATGCGGCCCGCGCTGGAGAACGTCGCCGAGCACGCCGACGTGCTGCTGCTGGCGGGCGACCTGACCAGGCACGGGACCGTGGACGAGGCCAAGGTCGTCGCCGACGAGTACCGGGACCTGCCGGTGCCGGTGGTCGCCGTGCTCGGCAACCACGACCACCACGACGACCGCCCCGACGAGGTCACGGCCGTGCTGCGCGACGGCGGCCTGATCGTCCTGGAGGGCGAGGGCGCCGTCTTCACGATCGGGGACCGCACGCTCGGCGTCGCCGGGGTCAAGGGCTTCGGCGGCGGCTTCGCGGGCAAGTGCGGC encodes:
- a CDS encoding nucleotidyltransferase family protein codes for the protein MSGLQDELLRTLTKVAKALRAEGIPFALAGGCAVYARGGPSTEHDADILVREEDAAEAVRALVAVGMRAAEPPEDWLLKVYDGDLLVDLLYRPNELPVTTETLERAEELQVGSVVLPVMPATEVMIGKLLVLDGHRCDFSALLPFARALREQIDWEKVREATGHSPYAESFLLLVERLDIIAPESEPVRERTAS
- a CDS encoding flavodoxin family protein, which gives rise to MRATVLNCTLKKSPAPSNTGALASVVVGALRERGVDVVEHRIADLDVQPGVETDLGDDWTAVHRDLLGSEILVIATPTWVGRPSSLAQRVLERMDAMISEQDADGRPVAYNRVAGVVVTGNEDGAHHVVSEVAGGLGDIGYTIPGQAWTYWNMGPGPGPDYSDTDHGHEWAHSTGRTMAANLHAVAVALAANPVPAP
- a CDS encoding DUF6480 family protein; amino-acid sequence: MTAKPPDPNPTRTPGLEPGGGVAPGDTPPDSGQTSGLSHPQPMPSKVAPVVTLVAVVVLTVLVVAFVVAELMGWTALF
- a CDS encoding BON domain-containing protein translates to MTDEPEQYLAARLRRAIAEDPRTTEMGVRITVRGDTALLSGDVASPERRAELEAVIHDVAPELTVLDDVKVVPAGEPEGQEDLR